Genomic window (Rhizobium acidisoli):
CGAAGCGCACGATGCGATGAAGAAACACATACTGAACGCTCGCGCCCGCATGTTCCAGGGCGTTTGAGCGAGAATGGGAGGAAGAACGATGAAACGGATCGCTTTGACGGGGGCTACTGGGCGTGTCGGAACGCTGCTGCGCCCGCTCCTCCGCGCACATTTCGGGCACGTCAGCCTGATCGATCTGCAGGAGCCTGCCGGGCTTGGCGACAACGAGACCTTTGTCAGGGCCGATCTCACAAAGCTCGACGAGGCTACAGCTGCGCTGAAGGATATCGACGGCGTCGTTCATCTCGCGGGTATCGCAAGCGGCACCGACATGAACGCCATTCTGCACGCCAATGTGCTTGGAACCTACAATCTCTACGAAGCGGCGCGGATCAACAAGGTCGAGCGGGTCGTCTACGCCTCGAGCAATCATGCGACCGGCTTCTATCCGCGTGGCGAAATCATATCGCCGCTCGATCCGATGCGTCCCGACAGCCCCTATGGACTTTCCAAATGCTGGGGCGAACTGGTGGCGGGGCTTTATTACGACACGTCGGGCATTCGCTCCCTTTCGATCCGCATCGGCAATGCCGGGACCTATCCCAACAGCGAACGATCGATTGCGATCTGGATCAGCGCGCGGGATCTGGCGCAGTTGGTGCGGATTGGGCTGTCCCACCCGTCGATCGCCGCGACGGTCGTCTACGGCGTTTCCGATACCGACGAGAAATGGTGGGACAATGATCTGGCGACAAGGCTCGGCTACCGGCCAGAGGACCGGCCGCGCGATCACGCCCGCATCGAACAGGGATCCGAAGGACCGGTTGCATTGGCGTTCCAGGGTGGCGGGTTCTGCGAAATCAATCACGACGGCACCATCCGCATGCGCGATGCCGAAGGTTTGGCCAAGAGCCTCGAGGCGGCCGAATGACGGCGCCTCGGATCATCCGCCCGCAAATCCGTTCCGTCATCCAGCAGCCGCTGACGGTCGGTGAATCGCCGGTATGGGACGATGAG
Coding sequences:
- a CDS encoding NAD-dependent epimerase/dehydratase family protein — protein: MKRIALTGATGRVGTLLRPLLRAHFGHVSLIDLQEPAGLGDNETFVRADLTKLDEATAALKDIDGVVHLAGIASGTDMNAILHANVLGTYNLYEAARINKVERVVYASSNHATGFYPRGEIISPLDPMRPDSPYGLSKCWGELVAGLYYDTSGIRSLSIRIGNAGTYPNSERSIAIWISARDLAQLVRIGLSHPSIAATVVYGVSDTDEKWWDNDLATRLGYRPEDRPRDHARIEQGSEGPVALAFQGGGFCEINHDGTIRMRDAEGLAKSLEAAE